A region of Ferruginibacter albus DNA encodes the following proteins:
- a CDS encoding methylmalonyl-CoA mutase family protein, whose amino-acid sequence MVQSGNKVRIITAASLFDGHDVAINIMRRIMQSMGAEIIHLGHNRSVAEIVEAAIEEDANAIAITSYQGGHLEFFKYMKDLLDENGCGHIKIFGGGGGTILPSEIEELHNYGITKIYSPDDGRHLGLEGMIKDVVERAATSNLILEKHNWNGKLPLQEVKDIRRISRAITLAENEQDYSSLLNEIRSKNSSKNIKPVILGITGTGGAGKSSVTDELVRRFLNTYTDKTIAVISVDPSKKKTGGALLGDRIRMNSISSPRAYMRSLATRESDKALSIHVQEAIDICKTAGYDFIILESAGVGQSDASILDYVDTSIYVMTPEYGAASQLEKINMLDYADIICINKFDKAGALDALHDVRKQYKRNHNLFTAKDEDLPVIGAIAAQFNDAGVNELFERVMEKVAQKTGVHFGKEIEHHPHVNDTINQSQIIPPKRVRYLSEIAEEIIHYNKEVEEQVAIASKLYQINGALQLVSKNEELQSIKNELESKLLSSNKKLIDGWEALKEKYSKDFFEYTIRDKKIKQPFIQKSLSGTVIHKILLPKYKDWGDILKWQLQENVPGEFPFTAGVFPLKRTEEDPTRMFAGAGGPESTNKRFHYLSLEQPAKRLSTAFDSVTLYGEDPDYRPDIYGKIGNSGTSIATIDDAKKLYSGFDLCDAKTSVSMTINGPAPMLLAFFLNAAIDQQCEKWLGENANTLMKDLENLPIYNGELPQSNNGLGLKLLGLSGSDILPKEEYEKIKAKTLAVVRGTVQADILKEDQAQNTCIFSTEFALKLMGDVQEYFIQNKVQNFYSVSISGYHIAEAGANPITQLAFTLANGFTYVEYYLSRGMKIDDFAPNFSFFFSNGMDIEYSVIGRVARRIWAKAMKHKYKANERSQKLKYHIQTSGRSLHAQEIDFNDIRTTLQALYAIYDNCNSLHTNAYDEAITTPTEESVRRAMAIQLIINRELGTAKNENPMQGSFLIEEMTDLVEEAVLNEFNRLTERGGVLGAMERMYQRNKIQEESLYYETLKHNGEHPIVGVNMFLNKKGSPTILPNEVVRSNKEEKDAQVNALNFFHNLHNNKSAEMLKRLQQTAINNENIFAELMETVKYCSLGQITHALYEVGGQYRRNM is encoded by the coding sequence CCGCTTCCTTGTTCGATGGACACGATGTTGCCATCAATATTATGCGTCGCATTATGCAAAGCATGGGCGCAGAAATTATTCATTTGGGACACAACAGGAGCGTGGCTGAAATAGTAGAAGCTGCTATTGAAGAAGATGCCAACGCCATTGCTATAACAAGTTACCAAGGTGGACATTTAGAGTTTTTCAAATACATGAAAGACTTGCTGGATGAAAATGGCTGCGGACATATAAAAATCTTCGGCGGCGGCGGCGGAACGATTCTTCCGAGCGAAATAGAAGAATTGCATAATTATGGCATAACCAAAATTTATAGTCCTGATGATGGAAGACATTTAGGTTTAGAAGGAATGATCAAAGATGTTGTTGAAAGAGCGGCAACTTCTAATTTAATATTGGAAAAACATAACTGGAATGGCAAATTGCCTTTACAAGAAGTAAAAGATATTCGTCGGATTTCAAGAGCAATTACACTGGCTGAAAATGAACAGGATTATTCTTCACTATTGAATGAAATAAGATCAAAAAATTCTTCAAAAAATATCAAGCCTGTGATACTCGGTATTACCGGAACTGGCGGTGCCGGCAAATCTTCTGTAACAGATGAATTGGTGCGACGGTTTTTAAATACATATACTGATAAAACGATTGCAGTAATCTCAGTCGATCCAAGTAAGAAGAAAACGGGTGGAGCATTATTGGGAGATAGAATTCGTATGAACTCCATTTCATCACCAAGAGCATACATGCGCAGCTTGGCAACAAGAGAAAGTGATAAAGCGTTAAGCATACATGTGCAGGAAGCTATCGACATTTGTAAAACAGCCGGATATGATTTCATCATTTTAGAAAGTGCAGGCGTTGGACAAAGTGATGCTTCTATTTTGGATTATGTAGATACCAGCATTTATGTAATGACACCCGAATATGGCGCAGCATCTCAACTGGAAAAAATCAATATGTTGGATTATGCAGATATTATCTGCATAAACAAATTTGATAAAGCCGGCGCTTTGGATGCTTTGCATGATGTGCGGAAGCAATACAAACGCAATCACAATTTATTTACTGCTAAAGATGAAGACTTGCCTGTGATTGGCGCCATTGCTGCGCAATTCAATGATGCAGGCGTAAATGAATTGTTTGAAAGAGTGATGGAGAAAGTTGCCCAAAAAACCGGTGTACACTTTGGGAAAGAGATAGAACATCATCCACATGTGAATGATACTATTAATCAGTCACAGATTATTCCGCCAAAGAGAGTTCGTTATCTCTCAGAAATAGCAGAAGAAATTATTCATTATAATAAAGAAGTAGAAGAGCAGGTTGCGATTGCATCTAAACTGTATCAAATAAACGGAGCATTGCAATTAGTGAGCAAAAATGAAGAGCTGCAGTCAATAAAGAATGAACTAGAATCAAAGCTTCTTTCATCTAACAAAAAATTAATAGATGGCTGGGAAGCGCTTAAAGAAAAGTACAGCAAAGATTTTTTTGAATATACCATTCGTGATAAAAAGATAAAACAGCCGTTCATACAAAAAAGTCTATCCGGCACTGTTATACATAAAATATTATTGCCCAAGTATAAAGATTGGGGAGATATTTTAAAATGGCAGTTACAGGAAAATGTTCCGGGAGAATTTCCGTTCACCGCAGGGGTCTTTCCTTTAAAGCGAACAGAAGAAGACCCTACAAGAATGTTTGCGGGTGCAGGCGGACCGGAATCTACCAACAAACGTTTTCACTATTTAAGTTTAGAGCAACCTGCGAAGCGCCTCAGCACTGCATTTGACAGTGTTACCTTATACGGAGAAGATCCCGATTATCGACCTGATATTTATGGAAAGATCGGTAACAGCGGAACAAGCATTGCCACGATAGACGATGCAAAAAAGTTATACAGCGGTTTCGATCTATGCGATGCAAAAACTTCTGTTAGCATGACCATTAACGGTCCGGCACCTATGCTTTTAGCGTTTTTTCTGAATGCAGCTATTGATCAGCAATGCGAAAAATGGTTAGGAGAAAATGCAAATACTTTAATGAAGGATTTGGAAAACCTTCCAATATATAATGGAGAATTACCTCAAAGCAATAACGGTTTAGGGTTAAAGTTATTAGGACTCAGCGGTTCTGATATCTTGCCAAAAGAAGAATATGAAAAAATTAAAGCAAAAACATTAGCAGTTGTTCGCGGCACTGTACAAGCGGATATTTTAAAAGAAGACCAGGCGCAAAACACCTGTATTTTTTCTACAGAGTTTGCTTTAAAATTAATGGGCGATGTGCAGGAATATTTTATTCAAAATAAAGTACAGAATTTTTACAGCGTAAGTATCAGCGGTTATCATATTGCTGAAGCCGGCGCTAATCCTATAACACAGCTTGCTTTTACATTAGCAAATGGATTTACTTATGTAGAATATTATTTGAGTCGAGGAATGAAGATCGATGATTTTGCACCAAACTTTTCTTTCTTCTTTAGTAATGGAATGGATATTGAATACAGCGTCATTGGCAGAGTAGCTCGCCGCATTTGGGCAAAAGCAATGAAGCATAAGTATAAAGCCAACGAACGTTCGCAAAAATTAAAATATCATATTCAAACCAGCGGAAGAAGCTTGCATGCGCAGGAAATAGATTTCAACGATATACGAACTACGTTGCAGGCGCTCTACGCTATTTATGATAACTGCAATTCGCTTCATACTAACGCTTACGATGAAGCGATAACCACACCAACAGAAGAAAGTGTTCGTCGTGCAATGGCGATACAGTTAATTATTAACCGTGAGTTAGGTACTGCCAAAAACGAGAACCCGATGCAGGGAAGTTTCTTAATTGAAGAAATGACTGACCTTGTGGAAGAAGCCGTGCTCAATGAATTCAATCGATTAACTGAACGTGGTGGTGTATTAGGTGCGATGGAACGAATGTACCAGCGCAATAAGATCCAGGAAGAAAGTCTTTACTACGAAACATTAAAACACAATGGGGAACACCCGATCGTGGGCGTCAATATGTTTTTGAATAAAAAAGGCTCTCCTACAATTCTTCCAAACGAGGTTGTTCGTTCTAACAAAGAAGAAAAGGATGCCCAGGTAAATGCGTTGAATTTTTTTCATAATCTACATAACAATAAAAGTGCAGAAATGTTGAAACGTTTGCAACAAACTGCGATTAATAATGAAAATATTTTTGCTGAATTAATGGAAACAGTAAAGTATTGTTCTCTCGGTCAGATCACGCATGCGTTATATGAAGTCGGCGGACAATATAGAAGAAATATGTAA